In Uranotaenia lowii strain MFRU-FL chromosome 2, ASM2978415v1, whole genome shotgun sequence, one genomic interval encodes:
- the LOC129749258 gene encoding pupal cuticle protein 20-like, translated as MKIILLTTLVAACSCARLENNYLPPPGAASSGGGPGLTAPAAPSGFGTRPGAGHGGAGPSAGGFGGRPSAGGAPARPAAAYGPPSAGGFGGSGPSSFGGGSQTGGFGGGAPAGPSAPAGPPIEIISYENVNNGDGSYKFSYETGNGIKAEEQGDLKNRGSENEIQSVQGSFSYTSPEGQLITLTYVADENGFQPQGDHLPTPVPIPEEVLKAQEAHAAAHASAVAAGLGAGSGGHGGSGPSGAGGPSGYPGSGPSSPGAGYPSAGGPLSNARPSSGRPSGSGSFSPQSGYKY; from the exons ATTCTGTTGACTACTCTGGTGGCGGCTTGCTCTTGTGCCCGATTGGAAAATAATTACCTTCCACCTCCGGGAGCTGCTTCATCCGGTGGCGGACCTGGATTGACGGCCCCTGCTGCTCCATCCGGATTCGGAACTCGGCCTGGTGCCGGTCATGGCGGAGCAGGTCCTTCTGCGGGAGGATTTGGTGGCCGACCATCTGCCGGAG GTGCCCCAGCTCGTCCAGCTGCAGCATACGGTCCACCATCGGCAGGAGGATTTGGGGGCAGTGGTCCATCATCATTTGGTGGTGGTTCTCAAACCGGAGGATTCGGAGGTGGTGCCCCGGCTGGCCCATCCGCTCCAGCTGGTCCACCAATAGAGATCATCTCCTACGAAAATGTTAACAACGGCGATGGCAGCTACAAATTCAG CTACGAAACCGGCAATGGAATCAAGGCCGAGGAACAAGGTGACCTGAAGAACCGTGGCTCGGAAAACGAAATCCAATCGGTTCAGGGATCTTTCTCGTACACCTCGCCCGAAGGTCAACTTATTACACTCACCTACGTCGCTGACGAAAATGGCTTCCAGCCCCAGGGAGATCATCTGCCCACCCCAGTGCCAATTCCGGAAGAAGTCCTGAAGGCTCAAGAAGCTCACGCCGCTGCCCATGCTAGTGCTGTCGCCGCTGGACTCGGAGCCGGTTCGGGTGGTCATGGAGGAAGCGGTCCAAGTGGTGCCGGAGGACCAAGTGGCTACCCAGGATCGGGACCCAGCAGCCCCGGAGCAGGATACCCATCGGCCGGAGGACCACTCTCGAATGCCCGCCCCAGCAGTGGAAGGCCTTCCGGTAGCGGTTCGTTTAGCCCTCAGTCCGGATATAAATACTAG